ATTCTACTGGCTTTGGAACCTGAGGTGGAGGTGTCACTGTGGGATTGTAACTCCTGTCACaataaaaatacagaaataaacaaatattttttaaatgtattgatcTTACAATAGACTGGAACTACTGTATAATAGCGTGATGCTGGATGTATCATAATTTATCATTACCGCGATTAATAGTATGTAGCCAATTGGGAATGCTGCAATCACATCTGGTATGAACCAACTCTTTAGGTAAATCACACGGATCTTTTTGATATCCAGTATAGCCACCTACGGAATTGAAAAATAGACAGTATATTTTCAGTTGATTGTTATTAGTGCTTGGCAGCATTCCTCAGACAAATGAATGAATACTTCAACAATGCAACTGAAGCTAAATGTTTGGGGATTCTGGCCAAAATGAAAGGAGACGGTGATGCCATCCAGAATGTACGTCAGAAGCTACTAATAGAGAAGTGCATTAATATAAACTTGACAGGGTCGTCAATTGGCCAAACTTTCACATTAATATTTTACACCAGTTTGGAATGAAATTGAAACAGAATAAGACACAACCTGGTGCTTGATCAGCCTCCTTACATGCGTATTTCCTTCTTATGAAATAAAAAGAGTCCACAGTCACGTTTCATCATGTTTCATCATCTGTGCACAGTGCAATTCAGAACATATTTACTAAGCATCTTGCTCCCCAGTAAAGTTTGCGCCTGTTATTTTCATGTAAGAATATAACACAAAAGCAAACCTAATCTATATAAATAGTTATCTCTGAAACGTtatcttaaaaataaaaaaaattcgcTCTTGCAAATAACAGCTGCAGGTTTAGCGCATGGGCCAGGGTTTCAATTAATCTGTCCCTTTACATGCACTGAAACGAATACAGAAAGGGCAGATTGGGTTTGCATGCTCGTGGAAAGGGATTATACAACTATCGCAGATTGGGTCTGGTCTGAAAATAGAGTAAAGTCAGCGCCTCATTACCTCACTGTCCTCAGAGATGATACCCATGCGAAAATTCAGAGCCACATCCATCAGAAACAGAGTGTCTGAGAAGACATTGAAACCTTCCCAGCCCACTCCACTGTACCCGTCTAAGAAAGCTATCTCCATGGGGATCCCAATCAAATTCAGGAATGTGATGGCAACCATACACATGATGTAGTAACTCCTACAAGACACAATAACAAAGGGTATGTACATGATTAAAGTCATGCACACACGCATTTCTTAGAATCACTGTTAGAAACACCCTTTAGTGTTTTCTTTGGCATATACCTAAGCTCTTTGCTGTTTTTGCTAACTTTGCTGTGTTGTTCTTTGACAGACAAAAATGCCAAGACCTCCCTTAGGTCTAACTTTGTTGTGTTGTTCTAGGACAGACAAAATGCCAAGGCAGCACAAACAGTAGCTGGAGAAGAATACCTTATGGGGCTGAATGGGTGGATGACCCAGACTCCACTCTGCAGCTGGCGTATACATTCCTTCTCCACAGCTATCTCGCTGCCGTACACAGATAGAGACTGCCTGTTCAGCTGAGGCAGAAAGACAGCTCTCCAACCACAGGTGCTGGCTGTGCGTCTGCCGACAGGGGCTTGGGAGTTCTCCATGCCAGAAGCAGCACACGGTTATTCTGTTCAGCTGACTGCGCTGGCCATCCTTCTCTGGGCTGCTGAAGAGTAGAGTCTAACTTTGCTCTAAACTGACCTGTCTTTTTGGTCACAGGGTAATTTTCCATCACAGCTCCTGTGGACGGGGCTTATTGAGTCGTGTGGTGGGAGGAGAGCGGATGCCAgactttcctctccctctctctctctctctctctccccctcatcctttctctctctctccctcccggctCATCAACTATTCAGTATCTCCGCTTCATGCAAGCATGAATCAAGCCCAGTCAAAAGACAAGGCTGGATCACATTAATACTGAATACAATGGGTGGTTTTGAATATCACAATTATTGTCATCTGAACTACACAACTAGCAGGGCACAGGGTGAGGTTTAGTAATGGTAACAGTAGACTACTGAATAATTAAAATAGTAATTTAACCAGGACAATAGTTACATGTTAAAACTATAACAGCAAATTTGTTATAAATAATAGGCTAACAACTTTCTtgttttttgttggttttggtaTTTTAACATATTTTGTGCACACCTACTAATCTGGGATGCTATCTCATGGGAtctgtgtatgtctgtatatTATATTACAATGCCATTTCTTCTGGCTAAGCTCCCAGTAAATGCTTGATGAGTGTCAGATGGGGTCACAGTGCTGTCAGAAATGAAAGCTTACTAGTGTAACCGGTAAAAGGAATTAACTCCTGCCAATCCGATTTAAGTAAAGGTCACACAAGACAAAATTACACTCATTCCAAATAACATGGTCGATATCAATCGACTGGCCTAATGTATTTTTATGCATTCTATTTTTGATGCAACCTGAGTGCCACAGGATGTTGGGGGCACCTTAATAGGGGAGGactggctcgtggtaatggctggtgcGTAatcggtggaatggtatcaaattcatcaaacacatggtttccatgtgtttgatgccattcccttactctgttccagacattattatgagccgtcctcccctcagcagcctccactgctgaaTAGATCAAAAATTTATTTCAGGACATGCCACATCCAAAGTTACACTGGATTTTCTCATGTTGGTTTGCCTTTATGAAAACGTTATTTTAGTATACAAGAAGAATATTGGATTTGTTTTACATGCATTCTTGTTTTAATATTCCATAACAATATGAATGGATATAGCATTTTCTTCTTCAAATTGTTTTTATTATATTGTCAAAAAAATTATAAATGTAAGAAATGAATCCACAGTTTACAATATACCCGCATCTGTTCATCTTATTTACAAAAAATGTAAACCGGTTCTACATTGTTTTTTAAACTAAGTGTTAGTGAATGGTGTCGTGCGAGGCCCCTTCACTCAGTTATCTCCTCAGTTTTCACTCTGCATATCTTTACGTTTGGATTCACTCTGTTGCTGTGCCTCTGAAAAGAAGAAAGGTATATATTCTTTGAATGAAGAGTGAGTATTACATTTgttgagacataaagcagcagaAGAGGGGCTTTAATGAAGACAAAATGTTCTCACTCTTTAGGTCCTCCTGACGCTATTGGGCAGTCATCTCCAGATCTTTCCTGACGTTAGGGAAGGCCTTTAGGACCTGCTGGAAGCTGTCTGTGTGCAGGGATAAGAGCTGGCAGATGGTCATAGCTCGCACTGTTGCCAAACGCTTCCTTTGGTCAGGAGGCAGATCTttgtgggacagagacagacaaagctGTGAGTCGCTGCCGTCAGACCAGTCTGACTCACATTTCAAAGCAGCTGTACCAACTTTAGTCCCGGAGAGCTacagtgtgcaggcttttgttccagccctggTTCAGCTAATCATGGTCTTCCTCTATGAAGAAAATTGAACtctagagacagacacacatggCCAGGGATCTTTTCCCAGCCCACCTCCAAAGTAGTCTCCTTCAATAAGCTCCTTCTGGAAGAAGTCGGTCTTCACCAGGAACTGGCGGTGCTCGATGAAGAACATGCGGTCTCTGGACGTGTTCTGCCTGATGATGATGTCAGCCTCCTGGAAGACCTCGAACTGCAGCTGGGTGAGAACGGCGTTCAGGAAGTTGACATCTCGGTTCTTCAACATGAGCGTGTTGTTCATCAAGGCTGCACACATCACTATCAGGATCTCCTGGATAACACAAAACAACAAGAAAAGCCAATTAGCTTTACAACGTCACAATGACTTTCCATCCTTATTTAAAGGCTCTGTGCAGTCAAAATTCAGTTTTTCTGTGTTTTGTAttatattgtacaacagctgattattatttacatttttaaaatcagTGTTATTCCCTGATAtctgctggttgaaaatacaatctacacaggaccttctaatcagcatgTTTGCATGGGCAGGAGTTTTGGAACCAGGTGGTAAATTGGTTaacagaccaataacaaagagtgtTCCAAAACTCTCtggcaataacagctagttttcagttttctctCCCCACTGAGAACACTCCCAgtcagtcctagcaaaattatgTATTGATAAAACAATTTTTGTAAATTTTAATGGGAAACTATTACAGTAAGATACTTAATTATTACCCAGaaaatattttatacttatatacagtaccattcaaaagtttgtacacacctactcattccagggtttttctttatttttactattttctacattgtagaataatagcgaagacatcaaaactatgaaataacacatatggaatcatgtagtaaccaaaaaagtgttaaacaaatcaaaatatattttatatttgagattcttcaaagtagacaccctttgccttgatgacagctttgcacactcttggcattctctcaaccagcttcatgaggtagtcaagtggaatgcatttcaaataacaggtgtgccttgttaaaagttaatttgtggacaatcagttgtattgtgacaaggtaggggtgggtaACAGAAGAtacccctatttggtaaaagaccaagtccatattatggcaagaacagttaaaataagcaaagagaaacaacagtccatcattactttaagacaaaaaccatcaagcactatgatggaactggttctcatgaggactgccacaggaaaggaagacccagagttacgtctgctgcagaggacaagttcattagagttaccagcctcagaaattgcagcccaaataaacgcatcacagagttcaagtaacagacacatatgaacatcaactgttcagaggagactacgtgaatgaggccttcatggtcgaattgctgcaaagaaaccactactaaaggactacaataataagaagagacttgcttgggccaagaaacatgagcaatggacattagaccagtggaaatctgtcctttgctctgatgagttcaaatttgagatttttggttccaaccgccatgtctttgtgagacgcagagtaggtgaacgtatgatctccacatgtgtggttcccactgtgaagcatggaggaggaggtatgatggtgtggggttgctttgctggtgacactgtcagtgatttatttagaattcaaggcacacttaaccagcatggctaccacatcattctgcagcaatacgccatgcCATCTGGATGCacttagttggactatcatttgttttttaacaggacaatgacccaacacacctccaggctgtgtaagggctatttgaccaagaaggagagtgatggagtgctgcatcacctGGCTTCCactatcacccgacctcaacccagttgagatggtttgggatgagttggaccttagagtgaaggaaaagcagccagtgCCGGAACTCCTTTAAATTTGTACaattttaccttcatttaactaggcaagtcagttatgaacaaattcttagtttcattgacagcctaggaacagtgggttaactgcctttttcaggggcagaacgacagatttttaccttgtcagtccggggattcgatcttgcaacctttcggttacaagtccaatgactaggctacctgccaccccttcaagactgttggaaaagcattccaggtgaaactggttgagagaatgccaagagtgtgcaaagctgtcatcaaggcaaagggtggctatttgaagaatctcaaatatattttgatttgtttaacactttttttggttactacatgattacatatgtgttatttcatagttttgatgtcttcactattattctcaatgtagaaaatagtaaaaataaagaaaaaccctggaatgagtaggtgtgtccaaaacgtttgactgatactgtatagacATACTGTACACCTTTACCTCTTTCAAAGACTTGGACACCAAATAGCGTGTCCTTCTCGTCAAACCATTTCCCTGCATGTAGTAGTGATGCGAAGCCTCAGTGCCTTGGGAAGCTTTCTGTAGGACAGGTAGTCTTTCAGATGATTCACCTGTGAAATACTGCATATGATAGGACATGACAACAACCCTTGATAAATCCACTGAAATCATTGTTCTGTCCACGCCTCGTTTTACACTATTTCCTCAGAGAACACATTGTCCTTGAAGGCCTTTGCAGAGGCATCTACGTGTGTAATCATGGCAGCAGCGTTGGCTACCAGtaaggtgtacacacacacacacacacgcgcgcgcggcTTGTTCGACATTGCAGCCGATAGTGCAGGCAACTGccaactgactgatctacaaatcaccttgcaccGTAAATAACTACTCATTTTTATTTGTAGATCATATTATTCGTCTCATATtatttgtcatacccgtggtatgatatgttttgtcatacccgtctGATATAACacgtctgtcagccaatcaggaTTCAGGGCTCGaaacccagtttataatagagTCATAatacctagcagtcaaacagggaaatggttcaaaTCGTTTTTCCACCTTTCATTTTTCCCAAAGGGGACTTtagaaacacttcaaataagggctgtgtaggcttaccctgccatgatgt
The Salvelinus fontinalis isolate EN_2023a chromosome 23, ASM2944872v1, whole genome shotgun sequence genome window above contains:
- the LOC129820982 gene encoding potassium/sodium hyperpolarization-activated cyclic nucleotide-gated channel 2-like, with protein sequence MISVDLSRVVVMSYHMQYFTGESSERLPVLQKASQGTEASHHYYMQGNGLTRRTRYLVSKSLKEEILIVMCAALMNNTLMLKNRDVNFLNAVLTQLQFEVFQEADIIIRQNTSRDRMFFIEHRQFLVKTDFFQKELIEGDYFGDLPPDQRKRLATVRAMTICQLLSLHTDSFQQVLKAFPNVRKDLEMTAQ